In Neomonachus schauinslandi chromosome 8, ASM220157v2, whole genome shotgun sequence, the genomic stretch ggaaactgaggcttgggtcTGATCAAGTTTACTTTGCCACCCAGGATCAAGAATATGAGCTCAAGGGGTgaccagctggctcagtcagtagaacatgcaactcttgatctcggtgttgtaagtttgagccccacattgggtgtagacattacttaaaaagaaaatcttaaaaaaaaaaaagaatatgagctCAGCTCTTTTGACACTTCAACCAAGGGCTTTCCCTTGGCCTCTGCTCATTATTTCCCAaggcattaagaaaaaagaaggcatTAAACACGCAGCAGGAGGGATATAGTCGACTAGCTTGCtgccaggagaggagaggaattcTGGAGAAAGACTAGTAATCAGAATCTATGGAATAAGAAAGCctctagtttttaaattaaaacttgggGGAAAATTAGACAACTGGAGGAGTTTCATTTTGAAACTCATTTAACCCGAAAAGTCAAAACGAAACTCCAAAGGTGTGAACCCAcaacaatcaaaataaaaacaagttttcaCAAGCCCATTGCAAAGCTAAATATAGATTTTTCAGATAGACCCACTCACCTCCAAATTCGTGACTTTAGAACTATTTCAaacattattttacaaaagagtGTCAATCAAAAGGAAAGTAGTTTTGTGTGGGAGGTGGAGTAAAGCCggcgtgtatgtgtgtatgtgtgggggggagTGTTGCTCTGTTTTGTGCCCCCCCCACCAAACTGTCAAGatgtttttaaataccatttgtGGTCACCTGCACTGGTAATATTTTCTAACTGTGGGCAAAAGAAGCTGACTAAAGGTTTGTGCGTTTGCTCTAAGAGGAAACTGTCAAATGCCGGTGTCTCAGTGTTGTCTGACCTGGTTTGCAGGTGCACTTGTAGGAAGCTGTGTTCTGACCCAGGGAAGAGCGTAATTAAAACTGGAAACCAAAGACCTCCAGCTGCCGCAGGAAACACGGCATAAGGCCCCATCCTTTCTCTGTTCACCCCACCTTACCTCCGTGCctaggaggaagagggagggggactGACAAGTGGGCCTGGAGTCACCTGTGGCCTGAGGGTTACCCCGGAAAGATGGCCTCTCAGGATCCTCCACATGTGGTGAGGGCTTTGAACCCGGAGGTTTGAACTGCTGAGCAATTTCTTATTAAGACGTGAACACCAGAGTGTCATCTGGAGCTTTCGGCTTTTATTTGTGGTGGGCTGTTTTCCTGCCACGGTTGTTGTGGTTTACCGTCTACTGGAGTCTTCAAAACTGCTTTGCAGAATCCAGTGGCTTTGCTTCAGATTTGGTACCTCTCATGCCCCGCCCCTCCTCGGCCCCCAGTGACCTGTCCTGCAGTGCGTCTCCTTCCTAGGCCATGCTGTGCCCCCAGGGGAGAAGAATCACCCAGGGAACAGGCACCAACATTTTCAGAACTTCAGCATAGTGTGTATTTCCAGGAATGGTAATTTAGCTTTCCAGACTGCTGTGTAAAAGATGATTTCCCAAAATGGACAACGAAAGTCAGTCATAAAACCATGTGGTCCAAGAAAGGAATTATTAAATCAAAAGCCTTAGAATTTTGTGACCTATGCCTATGAATTTATgctaaggaaataatcataaatatgtaaaaatgttacaaaaataaagtcatagGGATATTTATGAGGAGCTTTTCATGacacaaaactggaaaaatctaAATAGCAAATAGGTTATTGATTGAATATGTTATAGCCATGTTATTGCCATAATgaatagctagcatttattgaatgcttactatgttctAGGTGTTGTGCTAATTGCTTTATGTGTGTTAttacatttaatccttaaaacattCAGGAACTTACACGTAGAAAGGTAAAAGTccttatccatgaacatggtgcTCATATAATGAGATAAATAGTGGCCCCCAGCAATTCATGTTCATTCGGAACCTCAGaaggtgaccttatttagaaatggGATTTTTGCAGAGGTAAGTAATTAGGGATCTCAAGATGAAGTCATCCTGGCTTCAtcaatgactggtatccttatatgAGAAAGGAGAGAGCAGCTGGAGACACGTAGAGACACAGGGTAGAAGTCTACatgaggatggaggcagagattgaagtCCTGCATCTACAAGCTGAGGAAGGCCAAGGGTTGcttggcagccaccagaagctaggagaaagagggaggcaacagattctccctcagagctccagaaggaaccaaccttgccgacactttgattttagacttctggacTTCTGAACtaagagacaataaatttctgctcttttaagccacccagtttgtggtcattgGTTATGGCAGCCACAGGAAGTGAATACAGATAGCATTATCTGTATTcaagggatttgaacccaggctgacTCCAGGACCAGAGCTCTGTGCTATGGAGCCTCTAAAAGCAGGGCTTAGAATTGTACACATAATGTCACATTTGTGTAAGAAATTTGAATATATGCATAGAAAAGAACTGGAAGAATATACAGCAAAACGCTTATTTCTGGGTAGAAAGAATCCAGATggattttaatttccttctttttgcttatctgctttttcttttttcagcattGAAGTGCAATACTTTTCGGAGTAAGATACACACTGAAGTCTGTAGGAGTAAAGGGGCGTCATgttgcaacttactctcaaacgGTTCAGACAAAAACTAAGAAATATGTATACGCACGGAGAGAAAATGATAGAGCACATGTGTGAACATGGTAACCATTGGAGAATCTGGGTGAATGGTACATGGGAATTCTTTGCACTATTCTCGCAACTTTtcagaaattctgaaattatttcaaaatgtaaaacttaccACTCCCCCCAAAGAAGAGTCCTAACATGGAAGACACTCAAAGTTGAAAGAGAAGAAACTTTGTATACGTGAATGTCAAGACACTGCCAACCTGAATATTCTAAGAATCAGAAAAGTTTGAGGAATAAAAGCAAGTATTTGTGTTACAGCAAATATGActctcaaaggaaaaacaaatgcagagaggcagagagagagagaaagaagagacagaagaaaataatacctaAAAGAAGTCTCTGGTGAATGAGAGCTGTAGGGCGAGGACATAACTATGCGCTATTTTCTGCACACACTTGATGTGGAGTGATTTCGGGCCAAGCTGACAAGGAGTTGGAAGAGAAGGGTTCCCCCGACCTGCATGGAAAGAGCGAGACCTACGGCATCTTTATAGTCCCATTAAGTTCTTGTGGCAGCCTGAAGTCACTAGTTACTCATTCCCCAGAGGGTGAACGTTAATGATAACTATAcagatcacattttaaaaatgatatggaTAGATAAGCTAGAAAAAGATTTCATAgccttttgaaaatgtgaaattattaccAGGCcacttgatatttttgttttaggagGACAGAAATTTTAACTTTGTGCCAGTTTTAAAGCTCACTTCCAACCAACGTCTCTAGTTTACCATCTGGACAAATACAGGGAACAGTATGTCCATAATTTTGACTTAtctaaagggaaagaaagtcaCATCGCTAAATCGCATTATTTCAGATGATCCATTCCTctgtcactgatttctgtaaAAATCTGTGACCATTACAAAAAATAACCCAGTGTTATTGGCGTGGTTTTACTTGTGTGCTAGATATTGTGCAACTGAGTTAGTTCTCCTCCATTCAAAGAACTGCTTGTTCCTTTCATTCCAAGGTtggtgaggggcagggctggcatGAATGGGTCTTGCTTTGGAGTAGCCGCGCCCTCTCCAACAGCACAGATAAATATATGGCTTGGCAAACGCATATTGAATAGATTATGTGCACTTTAATTGAGTCAAAGAATAATAGGtccatttttattccattctcAAGTTGTTTCATGTTCAGCATTCCTTCGTCACAAAGGTTGGCTAATTCTTCCAATTTGCAGTGCCAAGTAATTTGTGCAGAGGGattccaaaaatgttttcatttctaggtTCCTACAAGGCAATTCTACTTCACAAAGCCTCTCAGTAGCCATTTGGAGGGAAAGGGTCCCACAGAGAGCACGGGGAGAGGCAGTCCTGCCGTCAGATGTGCGGACTGGGAATGTCCCTGGAGGTGCAGAGAGTAGCACAATGAGATATGGGCTGCCTAGGATGCCACCCACGGACCATTCAAATAGAATTACCAGCCAGTGGGAGGGTGTCTGGGTGGGAGGtttgttgtgtgtatatatatttttcctaatatatttaaaactagtTTGAAGAACGAATGGGAAGATTCCCTTTTTAGCCTCTTCtttatggaaagaaaagcagTTCCTTGGTAAAATTCCAGGCCGTCAGCCCCACCTCCACTCTAAGCTCTTTGAACCCTTTCCTACCAGATTCATTAACATTTTCTGCTTTGAGCCATTATCATGGTGTACAAAGAATGTGTCCCTTTGAGTCCTAAACCCGTCCTTTCAAACTGGAATAGTCTGCCAAAGAAGAGCCAAGgctcttcttatttttttgggTAACAGCCCTAGTGCTTACACACGTATGCATACAGCATGACCCGTTGATGACAATGAACCCCAAGTCTAAGAGAGTTTTTAAATCCCTTAGGTCGGTCTGCCTTCAAAGGTAAGTATCTGAGGAACTGGTGACATTGATTAGGACACTTCATCCATCCCGGACCACCAGACTCAATCCTGAGCAAAGGACAGAAGCCATTCGCTAATGAGTTTTTCTTTGACCTGATGACAAAGCTTAAGCCTTCTTTCTGGAAACCATActaaaaaagagttttctttatCGAAAATGCTTAATGTTTTCGTGGGGTTGGTTGAGACGGGGTTCTCATGTTTGAGCTCAGTGCACTTAATTCTACGGACATTCTTGGGTCTGTGTTTATCTACCTTATGAAGGAGGTGAGAACCAGGTTCTTGCGATTCTAACAACACACAATGATTACGTACATTGTGTCTgatgagttttaatttttccatgtcGAGAAGAAGAAATCTAGAGTCAGAAAAATGGTTTTCTTGAAGGTTTACACACTGAGTTCATGATGCTTGGGGCAAAGTTCTCCCACAGGCTTCCTGTTTCTTAGGGCCCTCACCTAGTAGTGGTCACTCTGGACCTGCAGTCCATGCCTACATGGTCACCAGGTGAGCATAAGTGCCTTGGGTTTAGGGTGCTGGCTCTCAAACTCCCATGTGCATGAGAATCAACCAGGGAAAGGCAGTTAAAAATGTGGGTTTTGGGCCTTTCCAATCAGGGCCCAGAGGAATGGCTTCCGTGAAAAAGGGTGGTGAGAAGAAGAAGAGCCATTCTGCCATCAACAAGGTAGTGACCAGAGAATACACCATCAACATTCACAAGCGCATCCATGGAGTTGGTTTCAAGAAGCGTGCCCCTTGGGCACTCAAAGAGATCCGGAAATTTGCCATGAAGGAGATGGGAACTCCAGATGTGTGCATTGACACCAAGCTCAACAAAGCTGTCTGggccaaaggaataaggaatgttCCATACCGTATCCATGTGCGGTTGTCTAGAAAACGAAACGAGGATGAAGATTCACCAAACAAGCTCTACACACTGGTTATCTATGTACCTGTCACCACTTTCAAAAATCTACAGACACTTAATGTGGATGAGAACTAATTGCTGATTgtcaaataaaggtataaaaccgcaaaaaaaaaaaaaatgtgggttttGGAACCCCTCCATGGGCATCAATTCTGCAGGCGAGGGAGAATGTGCATCTTAAACAAATACTCTGGGTGATTCTGCAAGCAGTTTGCAATGAGAAACACTGTCCTATAAACCCTAGCGAAGAATATTTAGACATGTGCCTCAAGTCatagttttttggttttcagATTTCCCATTCAAAATTCTAtcgtttcaaatatttttcctaataaaaaacCTTCAGGACATGAAGAGATACTCAACgccattagtcattagggaaatgcacttGAAAATTATAAGGAGATATTACTACATACCCACTGGAACAGCCCTGATCAAAAAGATGACAATACCAAATGTAGACAGAGGACATCAAGAAACTGGAACCCTCGGGTATTGCTgattggaatgtaaaatggtaaaaacacTTTGGAAACAGTTGGTGGTTTCTTAacaagttaaacatatacttatgGTCCAGtgattccattcctaggtatgtacccaagagaaataaaaatgtatgtgcaCACAAAGACTTATAGGACGTGAATGCTCAtggcagccttattcataatcaccctaaactggaaacaatccaaatgtccctctactgttgaatggataaacaaaatgtgatatataataCACATGTACCTCATCACATGTGTAATGTGATatataatacaatggaatattattcaatattaaaaaaagaacgaGCTACTAACTTGTGGTACAATATAGacgaacctcaaaaacattatgtgaaatgaaataagccagacacaaaagacgacaaatcatatgattccatttagataaaatttctggaaagggcaaatcttagagatggaaaacagatcattagctgcctggggctgggagtgggatTGACTGTGCACGGGCAGAAGGGAACATTTTGGCAAGATGGaagtgttctaaaactggattgggAAAATGACTGCAAAACTctctaaaattactttaaaaatcattatacGCCATAGGTGCAGGGGATGAATTTTAAGGTATGTAATTATACCTCCAAAAAAAGGTGTTTAAAGGAACAACAGGGTCTCAAAAATGGCAATAGAATGGTACACGAGTGACTAAATTAACCAATCGAAAACATTTCGACGTATCTAGGAGAAGGTGTTCAAAGAAGCGTCCACGTACATACGACTAAGTGCCTTCCGTGCTTCTTCTCATTCGTAGGTGGCGTTTTCTTCTCAGCCTTCCCGGGCTTATCCCCGACTTTCCAGCTGAGAGTGCTCTCAGCCTTTCTCTGCCTTCACCACCACTAGATTCTTCCGATTAGGCTAGCTAATAGGCCATTCTAGCCATTTAGGTTTCTTAACAGGCAGAAAGGAGCGACCACCGCTCCCTCTGactcatctgctttcttttccatgtggcaggagaagaaaaaaagagttttcaggCCCATCATCTGTCTCTGTGTCAGCAATTCGATTGTTCCCTTAGCAACCATCGCTTTTATTGCCGGCTCTCCGATACACACTGCCTTCTCAACGAGCTTGGAGCCACGAAATATCTTGGTGCGTGCCAGGAGCACTTTTCAACAAAGGCCAATCTCTCCTCTGGAGCaaactatttttataacaatACTCAAACAAAACATACAGTTTTTAGACACAGGTGATAATGGGGATAGTGCTGAGGAAATGGTGCCTCTTAGGCTCATTTGCCCTCCACTCAGACAGGAGGACGTGCAGCCGGGGACTCTGCTCTCCTCCTGGCCCGGGGAAGGCATGGGTCACAAGGGAAATcagaggcccaggagagggagaCTCACACTGGGTGGGAGCCATCCAGTGACCTTCCTTTGCTGATGGAAGGATTGAGGCATTATTTTTGCATTCGAAGAAGTGTTCCAGATTTACCATTTTTCCATCTGTCTCCTTATGGGTGCTTACTACCCTTAGTGTATTTCTACATCGAGGTGAAAGCTAAAACCAAGGGTTAGCTCAAAACTGTGGTTTCCCTTATTATTCCACCAATTATGTATTTTCCAAAAggatctctaattttttttttaaaaagacatgtttCATATGTTGGCCACTGTGCAAGAAGCAAGGGTGTCTCAGACGATGGAGATCATGTGAATGTTCTCTCAAGAAAACATGTCCCAAAAACCCGAGAGAGATTTCGAGTTTTCTCATAATTCCCTCTCACAGGTCCATCCGGGGGACTAGAATCACTCAGTAGCATGTTGGTAGTTTCTTCTCTAATTCGTTAAGAGTGAAGaggtattgggcgcctgggtggctcagtcgttaagcgtctgccttcggctcaggtcatgatcccagggtcctgggatcgagtcccacatcgggcttcccgctccgcgggaagcctgcttctccctctcccactccttctgcttgtgttcctgctctcgctatgtctctctctgttaaataaataaataaaatctttaaaaaaaaaaaaaaaagagtgaagaggTATTTTATCACCATTTGAGAACACGGTGGCTTTTCAACATTTCAGAACACCTGTCCTACAAACAGGTgatgccaaatatttttaatgaacctCTGCTGAATATTATGTGCACCAGGGGTTGGGTATATTACTTACAAGATTTGGGTATGTGCCTTATTTTAATACAGGCACATATTTGGGGGTAAACTTCTTTTACTTCACCTTATCCTTTAAATCAGTTCTGCTCCTCATTCAGGCAGGTCTTCCTTCATATTAGCCTGAGAAGGAAATTTTCCTgtatagaaattactttttaCCAACTGCTAACACAGGAGCTATTGACTCAGTGGGCTTGTGAAAAAGGAGAAGATCCTGTGGTGTATTTTATGACCTCCGAGGAGAGAGACTCATGGTCTGGAAGCATGTTCTCCTGCCGCTGCTGGGAAGCTCAACTTTGTGGTATGGGTGTCCCCACAGCAGTCCTTCGAGGTGTTTCGAGAGGATTTATATTTAGGCCAATCCACTCCCTCAGGGTTTCCCAAAATGATACTAAATCACCAAGAAAGAGAAACTCAAACCACAAGTTAAGGTTCTGAGTCTACTCAGAAGACCTCAAGGATAAAATTTTCAGGCACTTTAACACAAATATCGTAAGGGTAAACACCACCAACCTTCCCCACACACGAGAAAGATGGAGAACGCTTTAGTCTTCGGTTCAGCAAGGGCGAAGGGAGTCCTAACAACTCAGAGCTAGCCTGGGAGGAGTCGATCACATTTGGTTTTACTGtgacaaaggaagaagagaagttaGTCTTGGTTCCTCTCTCCTGAGTAAGAACTGTCACTTTGAGACTTAGGCAGGCAAAATCCGTTGTCACTGAGCTGCTGAGGAACAGGGTTTTTCTCTTTGAGGAACAGGGCCTCAGCCTCCTCGCCTGCCGGGAGAGCCGGGCGGGAGGAAGGCCCTCCAAGGCTCCTCCATGGCTGTTAGAGCTGTTTGCATCTACTTGCCTCCGGAAGGGGGCTGTATAATTCCGTGATTTTCAGCGTGTCTGGCCCAGCTGCCTGGACCTTCTCCGGGGCCCTTTGATTTACCCTGGGAACCGAGCAGCTTCAACTCACTCCCCACACAGCCTAGTCTGGGCTAGGGGGTGGTGTGCCCAGACACGGAGAGGGGGAATAGAAAAGGGGGCAATCAAAATAGGAAAAGTAATATAAAGACCACATTTGTGAATGGTACATAAATTTATGAATACATGCAgacattaaattatattaaaagatttcaaaaatgcCGGTTCTCAGGGGCCTTTCTCACCCCCATCAAAGTCCAAGTCAGGCAttaaagggaagaaggaaaaaatgtacaCAGACACGTACAggtaaatatatgcatgtataaaaaTCTGCGTTCTAGGAAAGAGTCAAAGGACTGAGGAAGCCCAGAGCATAGCCCTCTGGGTCTCCAAGGTAATTCTCTTCGGCAGGAAGTG encodes the following:
- the LOC110583428 gene encoding 60S ribosomal protein L31-like; this encodes MASVKKGGEKKKSHSAINKVVTREYTINIHKRIHGVGFKKRAPWALKEIRKFAMKEMGTPDVCIDTKLNKAVWAKGIRNVPYRIHVRLSRKRNEDEDSPNKLYTLVIYVPVTTFKNLQTLNVDEN